A single Leptidea sinapis chromosome 2, ilLepSina1.1, whole genome shotgun sequence DNA region contains:
- the LOC126976871 gene encoding capping protein inhibiting regulator of actin dynamics-like isoform X2, whose translation MVDDVKDITEKAESKEALDRARLARERREAEQRKRLDELRAHAAAAQAQREKRDEEKRRRQAEQRARDDDRRHQVEERKRAIWEASISRREALLQREKDRTERLERARAGRSAPRPAFAFGSSTPRLLEPLDSAGFFWAARSTNPVDQMNFFESLAASTTNVMFASAPLTRRASALQLDSSDIENKDEADRSPQPAMWSSVARRRTDLIPTAPAPRAPGRAYSMTRLDRLPATSPNNHLSRSQTRSGETTPGSRPGSAMSQSTVTRRPQPAQRRPRPASIAGTGLHTPRAETGGASEASSPAVSRDASTLRAHSAPRRARPVSLHITSKPTTPLGPGEGKPPLHRKPKPSKDHEKNRKSLSASPGRALSPSPAATKEPSVDKDVKTTRQTRGGRGSGEVSALEVTQKLEALQVQGTDGTQVEENENKENIEANQVNVKQNNTQESVAKNEEIAEVKSLETKVEEKKEPSVEKTDENDMTASMISRRITTEEQAKAALAERRRRAREELERQAEIERLRLQREAEEEAERQRLEEERQKREEEEARELAALQRKNEEEKLRKAIEAQQQLEREEAERKKREEVEKQMRLKEEEEKRRAAEEADRLKREELEREEKERLARKQRVEAIMARTRLKKQAEEDKKKQEQDKPQEPQNKNNDTQDTTDSQDVKQQSDNDKTTNGGSNGKVETNANVVTEVSVAKDGEEKKNGVESDVETTKSEEIINNNKSATADGVKTLKGESINNNANVLANVEGGEVKNNGVEANGEKTQVDVLHGGLELVGQTEVKVVDNGNVPTGDLLSFTTSQNESPRVENNDDVTAESGHTESKDTSDDQLTVGKQPELGNLLSLDTMAPDAGQLPATVGHISASFIQTERMAEHNQKIEPKLLEDDFTTHNGHNSHPLTLRNAI comes from the exons GTAGAAGAACGAAAACGTGCGATATGGGAGGCGTCTATATCGCGACGAGAGGCGCTCCTGCAGCGCGAAAAAGACCGCACCGAGAGACTGGAGCGAGCTCGCGCGGGTCGTTCGGCGCCTCGGCCGGCCTTCGCTTTCGGATCTTCCACGCCCCGACTGCTTGAGCCTCTCGACTCTGCTGGATTCTTCTGGGCTGCGCGCAG TACCAACCCCGTAGATCAGATGAACTTTTTTGAATCGCT GGCCGCATCAACCACCAATGTGATGTTTGCGTCTGCGCCACTCACGAGACGAGCCTCCGCACTTCAACTGGACTCCTCCGACATTGAGAACAAAG ATGAAGCCGACCGCTCTCCGCAGCCAGCCATGTGGTCTTCCGTGGCTCGCCGGCGCACCGACCTGATTCCCACGGCTCCGGCTCCTCGCGCTCCAGGTAGGGCGTACTCCATGACGCGACTGGATCGACTGCCCGCCACCTCGCCAAACAACCATCTCAGCAGGAGCC AGACACGATCAGGCGAGACGACGCCTGGCTCGCGGCCCGGTAGCGCCATGTCGCAGAGTACGGTGACGCGGCGCCCCCAGCCCGCACAGCGACGGCCACGCCCTGCCTCCATTGCGGGCACGGGCTTGCACACCCCTCGCG CGGAGACAGGCGGGGCCAGTGAGGCCAGTAGCCCGGCCGTGTCGCGAGACGCGTCCACTCTGCGTGCTCACAGTGCACCGCGACGCGCGCGCCCCGTGTCGCTACACATCACCTCGAAGCCGA CAACACCACTCGGCCCGGGTGAGGGCAAACCGccgttgcacaggaagccaAAGCCATCCAAAGACCACGAAAAG AATCGCAAGTCGCTGTCTGCGTCTCCGGGTCGCGCGCTCTCGCCGTCACCCGCCGCTACCAAGGAACCGAGCGTCGACAAAGATGTCAAG ACAACACGACAAACTCGCGGCGGTCGTGGCTCCGGTGAGGTGAGCGCGCTTGAAGTGACGCAGAAACTGGAGGCGCTTCAAGTGCAGGGAACTGACGGCACTCAGGTAGAG GAAAACGAAAACAAAGAAAACATAGAAGCGAATCAAGTGAACGTGAAACAGAACAACACACAAGAGAGTGTTGCGAAAAATGAAGAAATAGCAGAAGTGAAGAGTTTGGAGACTAAGGTGGAGGAGAAGAAAGAGCCCTCGGTGGAAAAGACTGACGAGAATGATATGACTG CATCAATGATATCTCGCCGAATCACGACCGAGGAGCAGGCGAAGGCTGCGCTTGCTGAGAGACGGCGACGAGCCCGCGAGGAGTTGGAGCGACAGGCTGAGATTGAGAGACTCAG ACTGCAACGTGAAGCGGAAGAAGAAGCAGAGAGGCAGAGACTGGAGGAAGAAAGACAGAAGCGTGAAGAAGAGGAAGCGAGAGAGCTGGCAGCGCTGCAGAGGAAAAATGAAGAAGAGAAACTGCGAAAGGCTATTGAG GCTCAACAGCAGCTTGAGCGCGAAGAAGCTGAACGTAAGAAGCGAGAGGAAGTGGAGAAGCAGATGCGGCTCAAAGAGGAGGAAGAGAAGAGGAGAGCCGCGGAGGAAGCAGACAGGCTGAAGCGAGAGGAGTTGGAGAGAGAAGAGAAAGAGAGGCTTGCGAGGAAGCAGCGCGTCGAGGCGATCATGGCGAGGACCAGGCTAAAGAAA CAAGCCGAAGAAGACAAAAAGAAACAAGAACAAGATAAACCCCAAGAGCCACAGAACAAAAATAACGATACACAGGACACCACAGACTCGCAAGATGTCAAACAACAAAGTGACAACGACAAAACAACAAACGGCGGTAGCAACGGTAAAGTTGAAACAAATGCCAATGTTGTTACAGAAGTGTCTGTAGCAAAAGACGGAGAAGAAAAAAAGAATGGTGTAGAAAGTGATGTCGAAACTACGAAAAGTGAAGAAatcataaacaataataaaagtgCCACAGCTGATGGTGTTAAAACTTTAAAAGGCGAATCAATTAACAATAATGCAAATGTATTAGCAAATGTTGAAGGCGGCGAAGTAAAGAATAATGGTGTCGAAGCGAATGGTGAAAAAACGCAAGTTGATGTACTACATGGTGGACTTGAGTTGGTCGGACAGACTGAAGTCAAGGTTGTAGACAATGGAAACGTGCCCACAGGGGATCTGTTGTCGTTTACCACTAGTCAG AATGAGTCGCCACGAGTCGAGAACAACGATGACGTCACTGCGGAGTCCGGACATACAGAG AGCAAGGACACAAGTGACGACCAACTGACAGTCGGGAAGCAGCCAGAACTCGGTAACTTACTATCACTGGACACTATGGCCCCCGACGCTGGCCAGTTACCAGCCACCGTGGGTCACATATCCGCTAGCTTCATACAAACGGAGCGCATGGCCGAACACAACCAGAAGATCGAACCCAAGCTACTAGAAGACGATTTCACGACGCACAATGGCCACAATAGTCATCCGCTGACGTTGCGGAATGCGATCTAA
- the LOC126976871 gene encoding capping protein inhibiting regulator of actin dynamics-like isoform X6, whose product MVDDVKDITEKAESKEALDRARLARERREAEQRKRLDELRAHAAAAQAQREKRDEEKRRRQAEQRARDDDRRHQVEERKRAIWEASISRREALLQREKDRTERLERARAGRSAPRPAFAFGSSTPRLLEPLDSAGFFWAARSTNPVDQMNFFESLAASTTNVMFASAPLTRRASALQLDSSDIENKDEADRSPQPAMWSSVARRRTDLIPTAPAPRAPETRSGETTPGSRPGSAMSQSTVTRRPQPAQRRPRPASIAGTGLHTPRAETGGASEASSPAVSRDASTLRAHSAPRRARPVSLHITSKPTTPLGPGEGKPPLHRKPKPSKDHEKNRKSLSASPGRALSPSPAATKEPSVDKDVKTTRQTRGGRGSGEVSALEVTQKLEALQVQGTDGTQVEENENKENIEANQVNVKQNNTQESVAKNEEIAEVKSLETKVEEKKEPSVEKTDENDMTASMISRRITTEEQAKAALAERRRRAREELERQAEIERLRLQREAEEEAERQRLEEERQKREEEEARELAALQRKNEEEKLRKAIEAQQQLEREEAERKKREEVEKQMRLKEEEEKRRAAEEADRLKREELEREEKERLARKQRVEAIMARTRLKKQAEEDKKKQEQDKPQEPQNKNNDTQDTTDSQDVKQQSDNDKTTNGGSNGKVETNANVVTEVSVAKDGEEKKNGVESDVETTKSEEIINNNKSATADGVKTLKGESINNNANVLANVEGGEVKNNGVEANGEKTQVDVLHGGLELVGQTEVKVVDNGNVPTGDLLSFTTSQNESPRVENNDDVTAESGHTESKDTSDDQLTVGKQPELGNLLSLDTMAPDAGQLPATVGHISASFIQTERMAEHNQKIEPKLLEDDFTTHNGHNSHPLTLRNAI is encoded by the exons GTAGAAGAACGAAAACGTGCGATATGGGAGGCGTCTATATCGCGACGAGAGGCGCTCCTGCAGCGCGAAAAAGACCGCACCGAGAGACTGGAGCGAGCTCGCGCGGGTCGTTCGGCGCCTCGGCCGGCCTTCGCTTTCGGATCTTCCACGCCCCGACTGCTTGAGCCTCTCGACTCTGCTGGATTCTTCTGGGCTGCGCGCAG TACCAACCCCGTAGATCAGATGAACTTTTTTGAATCGCT GGCCGCATCAACCACCAATGTGATGTTTGCGTCTGCGCCACTCACGAGACGAGCCTCCGCACTTCAACTGGACTCCTCCGACATTGAGAACAAAG ATGAAGCCGACCGCTCTCCGCAGCCAGCCATGTGGTCTTCCGTGGCTCGCCGGCGCACCGACCTGATTCCCACGGCTCCGGCTCCTCGCGCTCCAG AGACACGATCAGGCGAGACGACGCCTGGCTCGCGGCCCGGTAGCGCCATGTCGCAGAGTACGGTGACGCGGCGCCCCCAGCCCGCACAGCGACGGCCACGCCCTGCCTCCATTGCGGGCACGGGCTTGCACACCCCTCGCG CGGAGACAGGCGGGGCCAGTGAGGCCAGTAGCCCGGCCGTGTCGCGAGACGCGTCCACTCTGCGTGCTCACAGTGCACCGCGACGCGCGCGCCCCGTGTCGCTACACATCACCTCGAAGCCGA CAACACCACTCGGCCCGGGTGAGGGCAAACCGccgttgcacaggaagccaAAGCCATCCAAAGACCACGAAAAG AATCGCAAGTCGCTGTCTGCGTCTCCGGGTCGCGCGCTCTCGCCGTCACCCGCCGCTACCAAGGAACCGAGCGTCGACAAAGATGTCAAG ACAACACGACAAACTCGCGGCGGTCGTGGCTCCGGTGAGGTGAGCGCGCTTGAAGTGACGCAGAAACTGGAGGCGCTTCAAGTGCAGGGAACTGACGGCACTCAGGTAGAG GAAAACGAAAACAAAGAAAACATAGAAGCGAATCAAGTGAACGTGAAACAGAACAACACACAAGAGAGTGTTGCGAAAAATGAAGAAATAGCAGAAGTGAAGAGTTTGGAGACTAAGGTGGAGGAGAAGAAAGAGCCCTCGGTGGAAAAGACTGACGAGAATGATATGACTG CATCAATGATATCTCGCCGAATCACGACCGAGGAGCAGGCGAAGGCTGCGCTTGCTGAGAGACGGCGACGAGCCCGCGAGGAGTTGGAGCGACAGGCTGAGATTGAGAGACTCAG ACTGCAACGTGAAGCGGAAGAAGAAGCAGAGAGGCAGAGACTGGAGGAAGAAAGACAGAAGCGTGAAGAAGAGGAAGCGAGAGAGCTGGCAGCGCTGCAGAGGAAAAATGAAGAAGAGAAACTGCGAAAGGCTATTGAG GCTCAACAGCAGCTTGAGCGCGAAGAAGCTGAACGTAAGAAGCGAGAGGAAGTGGAGAAGCAGATGCGGCTCAAAGAGGAGGAAGAGAAGAGGAGAGCCGCGGAGGAAGCAGACAGGCTGAAGCGAGAGGAGTTGGAGAGAGAAGAGAAAGAGAGGCTTGCGAGGAAGCAGCGCGTCGAGGCGATCATGGCGAGGACCAGGCTAAAGAAA CAAGCCGAAGAAGACAAAAAGAAACAAGAACAAGATAAACCCCAAGAGCCACAGAACAAAAATAACGATACACAGGACACCACAGACTCGCAAGATGTCAAACAACAAAGTGACAACGACAAAACAACAAACGGCGGTAGCAACGGTAAAGTTGAAACAAATGCCAATGTTGTTACAGAAGTGTCTGTAGCAAAAGACGGAGAAGAAAAAAAGAATGGTGTAGAAAGTGATGTCGAAACTACGAAAAGTGAAGAAatcataaacaataataaaagtgCCACAGCTGATGGTGTTAAAACTTTAAAAGGCGAATCAATTAACAATAATGCAAATGTATTAGCAAATGTTGAAGGCGGCGAAGTAAAGAATAATGGTGTCGAAGCGAATGGTGAAAAAACGCAAGTTGATGTACTACATGGTGGACTTGAGTTGGTCGGACAGACTGAAGTCAAGGTTGTAGACAATGGAAACGTGCCCACAGGGGATCTGTTGTCGTTTACCACTAGTCAG AATGAGTCGCCACGAGTCGAGAACAACGATGACGTCACTGCGGAGTCCGGACATACAGAG AGCAAGGACACAAGTGACGACCAACTGACAGTCGGGAAGCAGCCAGAACTCGGTAACTTACTATCACTGGACACTATGGCCCCCGACGCTGGCCAGTTACCAGCCACCGTGGGTCACATATCCGCTAGCTTCATACAAACGGAGCGCATGGCCGAACACAACCAGAAGATCGAACCCAAGCTACTAGAAGACGATTTCACGACGCACAATGGCCACAATAGTCATCCGCTGACGTTGCGGAATGCGATCTAA
- the LOC126976871 gene encoding capping protein inhibiting regulator of actin dynamics-like isoform X1, translating to MVDDVKDITEKAESKEALDRARLARERREAEQRKRLDELRAHAAAAQAQREKRDEEKRRRQAEQRARDDDRRHQVEERKRAIWEASISRREALLQREKDRTERLERARAGRSAPRPAFAFGSSTPRLLEPLDSAGFFWAARSTNPVDQMNFFESLAASTTNVMFASAPLTRRASALQLDSSDIENKAARGVMFSSFHEADRSPQPAMWSSVARRRTDLIPTAPAPRAPGRAYSMTRLDRLPATSPNNHLSRSQTRSGETTPGSRPGSAMSQSTVTRRPQPAQRRPRPASIAGTGLHTPRAETGGASEASSPAVSRDASTLRAHSAPRRARPVSLHITSKPTTPLGPGEGKPPLHRKPKPSKDHEKNRKSLSASPGRALSPSPAATKEPSVDKDVKTTRQTRGGRGSGEVSALEVTQKLEALQVQGTDGTQVEENENKENIEANQVNVKQNNTQESVAKNEEIAEVKSLETKVEEKKEPSVEKTDENDMTASMISRRITTEEQAKAALAERRRRAREELERQAEIERLRLQREAEEEAERQRLEEERQKREEEEARELAALQRKNEEEKLRKAIEAQQQLEREEAERKKREEVEKQMRLKEEEEKRRAAEEADRLKREELEREEKERLARKQRVEAIMARTRLKKQAEEDKKKQEQDKPQEPQNKNNDTQDTTDSQDVKQQSDNDKTTNGGSNGKVETNANVVTEVSVAKDGEEKKNGVESDVETTKSEEIINNNKSATADGVKTLKGESINNNANVLANVEGGEVKNNGVEANGEKTQVDVLHGGLELVGQTEVKVVDNGNVPTGDLLSFTTSQNESPRVENNDDVTAESGHTESKDTSDDQLTVGKQPELGNLLSLDTMAPDAGQLPATVGHISASFIQTERMAEHNQKIEPKLLEDDFTTHNGHNSHPLTLRNAI from the exons GTAGAAGAACGAAAACGTGCGATATGGGAGGCGTCTATATCGCGACGAGAGGCGCTCCTGCAGCGCGAAAAAGACCGCACCGAGAGACTGGAGCGAGCTCGCGCGGGTCGTTCGGCGCCTCGGCCGGCCTTCGCTTTCGGATCTTCCACGCCCCGACTGCTTGAGCCTCTCGACTCTGCTGGATTCTTCTGGGCTGCGCGCAG TACCAACCCCGTAGATCAGATGAACTTTTTTGAATCGCT GGCCGCATCAACCACCAATGTGATGTTTGCGTCTGCGCCACTCACGAGACGAGCCTCCGCACTTCAACTGGACTCCTCCGACATTGAGAACAAAG ccgCTAGAGGAGTCATGTTCTCGAGTTTCC ATGAAGCCGACCGCTCTCCGCAGCCAGCCATGTGGTCTTCCGTGGCTCGCCGGCGCACCGACCTGATTCCCACGGCTCCGGCTCCTCGCGCTCCAGGTAGGGCGTACTCCATGACGCGACTGGATCGACTGCCCGCCACCTCGCCAAACAACCATCTCAGCAGGAGCC AGACACGATCAGGCGAGACGACGCCTGGCTCGCGGCCCGGTAGCGCCATGTCGCAGAGTACGGTGACGCGGCGCCCCCAGCCCGCACAGCGACGGCCACGCCCTGCCTCCATTGCGGGCACGGGCTTGCACACCCCTCGCG CGGAGACAGGCGGGGCCAGTGAGGCCAGTAGCCCGGCCGTGTCGCGAGACGCGTCCACTCTGCGTGCTCACAGTGCACCGCGACGCGCGCGCCCCGTGTCGCTACACATCACCTCGAAGCCGA CAACACCACTCGGCCCGGGTGAGGGCAAACCGccgttgcacaggaagccaAAGCCATCCAAAGACCACGAAAAG AATCGCAAGTCGCTGTCTGCGTCTCCGGGTCGCGCGCTCTCGCCGTCACCCGCCGCTACCAAGGAACCGAGCGTCGACAAAGATGTCAAG ACAACACGACAAACTCGCGGCGGTCGTGGCTCCGGTGAGGTGAGCGCGCTTGAAGTGACGCAGAAACTGGAGGCGCTTCAAGTGCAGGGAACTGACGGCACTCAGGTAGAG GAAAACGAAAACAAAGAAAACATAGAAGCGAATCAAGTGAACGTGAAACAGAACAACACACAAGAGAGTGTTGCGAAAAATGAAGAAATAGCAGAAGTGAAGAGTTTGGAGACTAAGGTGGAGGAGAAGAAAGAGCCCTCGGTGGAAAAGACTGACGAGAATGATATGACTG CATCAATGATATCTCGCCGAATCACGACCGAGGAGCAGGCGAAGGCTGCGCTTGCTGAGAGACGGCGACGAGCCCGCGAGGAGTTGGAGCGACAGGCTGAGATTGAGAGACTCAG ACTGCAACGTGAAGCGGAAGAAGAAGCAGAGAGGCAGAGACTGGAGGAAGAAAGACAGAAGCGTGAAGAAGAGGAAGCGAGAGAGCTGGCAGCGCTGCAGAGGAAAAATGAAGAAGAGAAACTGCGAAAGGCTATTGAG GCTCAACAGCAGCTTGAGCGCGAAGAAGCTGAACGTAAGAAGCGAGAGGAAGTGGAGAAGCAGATGCGGCTCAAAGAGGAGGAAGAGAAGAGGAGAGCCGCGGAGGAAGCAGACAGGCTGAAGCGAGAGGAGTTGGAGAGAGAAGAGAAAGAGAGGCTTGCGAGGAAGCAGCGCGTCGAGGCGATCATGGCGAGGACCAGGCTAAAGAAA CAAGCCGAAGAAGACAAAAAGAAACAAGAACAAGATAAACCCCAAGAGCCACAGAACAAAAATAACGATACACAGGACACCACAGACTCGCAAGATGTCAAACAACAAAGTGACAACGACAAAACAACAAACGGCGGTAGCAACGGTAAAGTTGAAACAAATGCCAATGTTGTTACAGAAGTGTCTGTAGCAAAAGACGGAGAAGAAAAAAAGAATGGTGTAGAAAGTGATGTCGAAACTACGAAAAGTGAAGAAatcataaacaataataaaagtgCCACAGCTGATGGTGTTAAAACTTTAAAAGGCGAATCAATTAACAATAATGCAAATGTATTAGCAAATGTTGAAGGCGGCGAAGTAAAGAATAATGGTGTCGAAGCGAATGGTGAAAAAACGCAAGTTGATGTACTACATGGTGGACTTGAGTTGGTCGGACAGACTGAAGTCAAGGTTGTAGACAATGGAAACGTGCCCACAGGGGATCTGTTGTCGTTTACCACTAGTCAG AATGAGTCGCCACGAGTCGAGAACAACGATGACGTCACTGCGGAGTCCGGACATACAGAG AGCAAGGACACAAGTGACGACCAACTGACAGTCGGGAAGCAGCCAGAACTCGGTAACTTACTATCACTGGACACTATGGCCCCCGACGCTGGCCAGTTACCAGCCACCGTGGGTCACATATCCGCTAGCTTCATACAAACGGAGCGCATGGCCGAACACAACCAGAAGATCGAACCCAAGCTACTAGAAGACGATTTCACGACGCACAATGGCCACAATAGTCATCCGCTGACGTTGCGGAATGCGATCTAA
- the LOC126976871 gene encoding capping protein inhibiting regulator of actin dynamics-like isoform X3 — protein sequence MVDDVKDITEKAESKEALDRARLARERREAEQRKRLDELRAHAAAAQAQREKRDEEKRRRQAEQRARDDDRRHQVEERKRAIWEASISRREALLQREKDRTERLERARAGRSAPRPAFAFGSSTPRLLEPLDSAGFFWAARRAASTTNVMFASAPLTRRASALQLDSSDIENKAARGVMFSSFHEADRSPQPAMWSSVARRRTDLIPTAPAPRAPGRAYSMTRLDRLPATSPNNHLSRSQTRSGETTPGSRPGSAMSQSTVTRRPQPAQRRPRPASIAGTGLHTPRAETGGASEASSPAVSRDASTLRAHSAPRRARPVSLHITSKPTTPLGPGEGKPPLHRKPKPSKDHEKNRKSLSASPGRALSPSPAATKEPSVDKDVKTTRQTRGGRGSGEVSALEVTQKLEALQVQGTDGTQVEENENKENIEANQVNVKQNNTQESVAKNEEIAEVKSLETKVEEKKEPSVEKTDENDMTASMISRRITTEEQAKAALAERRRRAREELERQAEIERLRLQREAEEEAERQRLEEERQKREEEEARELAALQRKNEEEKLRKAIEAQQQLEREEAERKKREEVEKQMRLKEEEEKRRAAEEADRLKREELEREEKERLARKQRVEAIMARTRLKKQAEEDKKKQEQDKPQEPQNKNNDTQDTTDSQDVKQQSDNDKTTNGGSNGKVETNANVVTEVSVAKDGEEKKNGVESDVETTKSEEIINNNKSATADGVKTLKGESINNNANVLANVEGGEVKNNGVEANGEKTQVDVLHGGLELVGQTEVKVVDNGNVPTGDLLSFTTSQNESPRVENNDDVTAESGHTESKDTSDDQLTVGKQPELGNLLSLDTMAPDAGQLPATVGHISASFIQTERMAEHNQKIEPKLLEDDFTTHNGHNSHPLTLRNAI from the exons GTAGAAGAACGAAAACGTGCGATATGGGAGGCGTCTATATCGCGACGAGAGGCGCTCCTGCAGCGCGAAAAAGACCGCACCGAGAGACTGGAGCGAGCTCGCGCGGGTCGTTCGGCGCCTCGGCCGGCCTTCGCTTTCGGATCTTCCACGCCCCGACTGCTTGAGCCTCTCGACTCTGCTGGATTCTTCTGGGCTGCGCGCAG GGCCGCATCAACCACCAATGTGATGTTTGCGTCTGCGCCACTCACGAGACGAGCCTCCGCACTTCAACTGGACTCCTCCGACATTGAGAACAAAG ccgCTAGAGGAGTCATGTTCTCGAGTTTCC ATGAAGCCGACCGCTCTCCGCAGCCAGCCATGTGGTCTTCCGTGGCTCGCCGGCGCACCGACCTGATTCCCACGGCTCCGGCTCCTCGCGCTCCAGGTAGGGCGTACTCCATGACGCGACTGGATCGACTGCCCGCCACCTCGCCAAACAACCATCTCAGCAGGAGCC AGACACGATCAGGCGAGACGACGCCTGGCTCGCGGCCCGGTAGCGCCATGTCGCAGAGTACGGTGACGCGGCGCCCCCAGCCCGCACAGCGACGGCCACGCCCTGCCTCCATTGCGGGCACGGGCTTGCACACCCCTCGCG CGGAGACAGGCGGGGCCAGTGAGGCCAGTAGCCCGGCCGTGTCGCGAGACGCGTCCACTCTGCGTGCTCACAGTGCACCGCGACGCGCGCGCCCCGTGTCGCTACACATCACCTCGAAGCCGA CAACACCACTCGGCCCGGGTGAGGGCAAACCGccgttgcacaggaagccaAAGCCATCCAAAGACCACGAAAAG AATCGCAAGTCGCTGTCTGCGTCTCCGGGTCGCGCGCTCTCGCCGTCACCCGCCGCTACCAAGGAACCGAGCGTCGACAAAGATGTCAAG ACAACACGACAAACTCGCGGCGGTCGTGGCTCCGGTGAGGTGAGCGCGCTTGAAGTGACGCAGAAACTGGAGGCGCTTCAAGTGCAGGGAACTGACGGCACTCAGGTAGAG GAAAACGAAAACAAAGAAAACATAGAAGCGAATCAAGTGAACGTGAAACAGAACAACACACAAGAGAGTGTTGCGAAAAATGAAGAAATAGCAGAAGTGAAGAGTTTGGAGACTAAGGTGGAGGAGAAGAAAGAGCCCTCGGTGGAAAAGACTGACGAGAATGATATGACTG CATCAATGATATCTCGCCGAATCACGACCGAGGAGCAGGCGAAGGCTGCGCTTGCTGAGAGACGGCGACGAGCCCGCGAGGAGTTGGAGCGACAGGCTGAGATTGAGAGACTCAG ACTGCAACGTGAAGCGGAAGAAGAAGCAGAGAGGCAGAGACTGGAGGAAGAAAGACAGAAGCGTGAAGAAGAGGAAGCGAGAGAGCTGGCAGCGCTGCAGAGGAAAAATGAAGAAGAGAAACTGCGAAAGGCTATTGAG GCTCAACAGCAGCTTGAGCGCGAAGAAGCTGAACGTAAGAAGCGAGAGGAAGTGGAGAAGCAGATGCGGCTCAAAGAGGAGGAAGAGAAGAGGAGAGCCGCGGAGGAAGCAGACAGGCTGAAGCGAGAGGAGTTGGAGAGAGAAGAGAAAGAGAGGCTTGCGAGGAAGCAGCGCGTCGAGGCGATCATGGCGAGGACCAGGCTAAAGAAA CAAGCCGAAGAAGACAAAAAGAAACAAGAACAAGATAAACCCCAAGAGCCACAGAACAAAAATAACGATACACAGGACACCACAGACTCGCAAGATGTCAAACAACAAAGTGACAACGACAAAACAACAAACGGCGGTAGCAACGGTAAAGTTGAAACAAATGCCAATGTTGTTACAGAAGTGTCTGTAGCAAAAGACGGAGAAGAAAAAAAGAATGGTGTAGAAAGTGATGTCGAAACTACGAAAAGTGAAGAAatcataaacaataataaaagtgCCACAGCTGATGGTGTTAAAACTTTAAAAGGCGAATCAATTAACAATAATGCAAATGTATTAGCAAATGTTGAAGGCGGCGAAGTAAAGAATAATGGTGTCGAAGCGAATGGTGAAAAAACGCAAGTTGATGTACTACATGGTGGACTTGAGTTGGTCGGACAGACTGAAGTCAAGGTTGTAGACAATGGAAACGTGCCCACAGGGGATCTGTTGTCGTTTACCACTAGTCAG AATGAGTCGCCACGAGTCGAGAACAACGATGACGTCACTGCGGAGTCCGGACATACAGAG AGCAAGGACACAAGTGACGACCAACTGACAGTCGGGAAGCAGCCAGAACTCGGTAACTTACTATCACTGGACACTATGGCCCCCGACGCTGGCCAGTTACCAGCCACCGTGGGTCACATATCCGCTAGCTTCATACAAACGGAGCGCATGGCCGAACACAACCAGAAGATCGAACCCAAGCTACTAGAAGACGATTTCACGACGCACAATGGCCACAATAGTCATCCGCTGACGTTGCGGAATGCGATCTAA